Genomic segment of Sphingomonas sp. KRR8:
TGCTTCGCTACGCTTGCAGTGACGAGATGGCTTAGGCGGCCTGGGCGACCTTCGGCTGGCAGGCGCGCACGCCTTCCTCGACGTGATCGGCGAACTGCTCGAAATTCTCGCAGAAGAGGTCGACCAGCTTGGCCGCCATCGCGTCGTAGGCCTGCGGATCGGACCAGGTCGAACGGGGGTCGAGAATGGCGGTGTCGACGCCCGGCACCGACACCGGCACTTCAAAGCCGAAATAGGGGTCCTTGCGGAACTCCGCATTGTTGAGGCTGCCGTCGAGAGCGGCGTTCAACAGGGCTCGCGTCGCCTTGATCGGCATGCGCTTGCCCTCGCCGTATTTTCCGCCGGTCCAGCCGGTGTTGACCAGCCAGCAGCTCACCCCGCCCTTGGCGATCCGCTCCTTGAGAAGGTTGCCATAGACCGATGGGTGGCGCGGCATGAAGGGCGCGCCGAAGCAGGTCGAGAAGGTCGCCTCCGGCTCGGTCACGCCGATCTCGGTGCCCGCAACCTTGGCGGTGTAGCCCGACAGGAAGTGGAACATCGCCTGGTCCGGCGTCAGCCGCGCGATCGGGGGCAGCACGCCGAACGCGTCGGCGGTCAGCATCACGATGTTCTTGGGCAGCGGCCCCATGTTCTGCTCGGAGGCATTGGGAATGAAGTCGATCGGATAGGCGCCGCGGCTGTTCTCGGCGAGGCTGTTGTCGTCGAGGTCGAGCTCGCGCGTCTCCGGGTCCATGACCACATTCTCGAGCACCGTGCCGAAGCGCTTGGTGGTGGCGAAGATCTCGGGCTCTGCCTCGGCCGAGAGGCGGATCATCTTGGCATAGCAGCCGCCCTCGAAGTTGAAGACCGCGGTGTCCGACCAGCCATGCTCGTCATCGCCGATCAGCGTGCGGTTCGGGTCGGCCGACAGGGTTGTCTTGCCGGTGCCGGACAGGCCAAAGAAGATGGCGGTATCGTTGTTCGGGCCGATGTTGGCCGAGCAGTGCATCGGCATGATCCCCTGCTCTGGCAGCAGGAAGTTGAGCAGGCCGAAGACGCTCTTCTTCATCTCGCCGCCATATTCGGTGCCACCGATGAGGATCAGCTTCTTGGTCAGGTTGACCGCGATCACCGTTTCCGTGCGGCAGCCGTGCTTGTCCGGGTCGGCCCGGAAGCTCGGCAGGTCGATGATGGTGTAGTCGGGAACGAACGAGGCCAGCTCGGCGACTTCCGGCCGCACCAGCATCGTGCGGATGAACAGGTTGTGCCAGGCATATTCGTTGATCACGCGAACGTTGACCCGGTGCTCCGGCTGCGAACCGCCGTAGAGGTCTGCGACGAACAGGGTCGGCTTGTCGGCCAGGGCGCGCAGGAAATCGGCGTGCAGCTGGTCGAACTTGGCCGGGTCCATCGGCTTGTTCGACTTGCCCCACCAGACCACGTTTTCGGTGGTCTCGTCGCGCACGACGAAGCGGTCCTGGGCCGAGCGGCCGGTGTGGCGGCCCGTCTTGACGACGATCGGCCCGTCCTTCGCCAGCAGGCCTTCGCCCCGGCTGACGGCTTGCTCAACCAGCGGCGCGGTGCTCAAATTCCAGAAGAGCTCGGCATCCGTCCTGATGCCCTGCTGGTCCAGCCCGTGCTGCGGTACGCGGTTCGCCACTGATGAAATCCCCTAAGAATGATGGCCCGGACGCGGGTCACTTGAAAGCCAGATGCGCAAACGGCGGCGTGCACCCCCTTGGGAGCTGCCGCCGCATACGTATGCGTAAAGCGCTATAGTCCGGAAAAGGTTGCCCGGTCAAAACGGCTTCGGGGCGGCTTGTCTCGATTGGACACGCTCATTAGGACCGGCCCTAACCAGGGGACACCGGGCATGAGCCAGGTCATCGCGTTGGTCGACGACGACCGCAACATCCTCACCTCGGTGTCGATCGCCCTTCAGTCCGAAGGGTTCGTCACCCGGGTCTATTCGGAAGCGCCGACGGCCCTGAAAGCCCTGTCGGAGAACCCGGCCGACCTCGGCGTATTCGACATCAAGATGCCCGGCATGGACGGCATGGAATTGCTCCGCCACCTGCGGGAAGGCGGCCCTGCGGCCCTGATGCCGGTCATCTTCCTGACCTCCAAGGATGAGGAGCAGGACGAAGCGCTCGGTCTCGCGATGGGTGCGGACGACTACATCGCCAAGCCGTTCAGCCAACGGCTGCTGATCGCCCGGATCCGAGCGATCCTGCGCCGCGCCGACATGGTCCGCTTGACCACCGGTTCCGACGTTGACGCGGCCGCCCCGGACGAGGAAGAACAACCTCTGCTCGAACGGGGCCGGCTGGTGATGGACCCGGCCCGCCACAAGGTGTTGTGGGACGGCCGGCCCGTAACCCTGACGGTTACCGAATTCCTGATCCTGGAAGCGCTCGCCCAGCGGCCCGGAGTCGTGAAAAGCCGTAACCAGCTACTGGATGTGGCCTACCAGGACGACGTTTATGTCGACGACCGGACAATCGACAGCCATATCAAGCGCGTGCGCCGCAAGTTCCGCAGTGTCGACAGCGACTTCGATGCGATCGAAACCCTTTATGGCGTCGGTTACCGCTTCGGCGACGAGTGAAGCCGAGCCTCACCCGCTCGACGACGATCCGGTCGAGCGCGGGCTGAGGCTGGGCTGGAGCCGCGGCTGGTCGCTGCGGCGCCGGATCCTTGGCGTCAACGTGATCACGCTGCTCCTGGCCGCGCTCGCCATCTTGTTCCTCGACAGCTTCCGCAACCGACTGGAGGACGAGCGGGAATTCCAGGTCCGCCGGGAGGCGAGCATGGCCGTTGCCGCTCTCGGCAGCATGCCCACTCCGATGGAGTCCGCCTTCCTCACGCGGGTCGGCCGGGCCAGCAACAGTCGTTTCCGGCTCTATGACGCCAGCGGACGGTTGGCGCTCGACAGCTGGGCTTCAACAGGCCCGACCTACCGGTTGCGCGATCCCAACGAACAGCCTTGGACCAAGGCGATCGCCCGCGCGATGGACCGCGGCTTCGATGCCATCACCGGGGTTGCGGCGCGCGACGATTTCGTTGAGCCGGCGGTGGACGTCGCCCAGGCCTGGCCCGAAGCCCGGCAAGCCGCCTCCACTGGGAAGATGGTCACGGTCTTCCGCAAGGCACCCGACCTCACTCCGGTCATCTCGGTCGCCAGCCCGGCGCCGGACAAGGGGATCATGCTGGTCACCTATAACGACCGCAATTTCACCACGACGGTCAGGGCGGAGCGGCGGAAGCTTGGCCTTGGACTCCTCTTCGCCATGGTCTCGTCCGTTCTGCTGTCCCTGTTTCTGGCGCGGACCATCGCCCGCCCGCTCCGGCGGCTGGCGCTGGCAGCGCACCGGGTCCGCCTCGGCCGGTCGCGTGAAGTGAAGATCCCTCGCCTGCCCAGCCGCAATGATGAGCTCGGCCTGCTCGCCCGCTCGGTCAGCGACATGAGCCAGGCGCTGCGCCAGCGGATCGAGAATATCGAGGCGTTCGCCGCCGACGTCACGCACGAGCTCAAGAATCCCCTCGCCTCGCTACGCAGCGCAGTGGACGGGCTGGAGCGAATCGAGGACCCCTCGCTCAAGCACCAGCTGCTGGACATCGTCCGGCAGGACGTCCGTCGCCTCGACCGGCTGATCGGTGACATCGGCGAAGCGGCGCGCACCGATGCCGAGCTGGCGCGCGCGCGGTTCGAGCCGGTCGACCTTGGTGACCTCGTCGGCCAGCTCGTCGCCAGCTGGGAAGAACGCCGTCTGAAAGGCTCGGTCCGGATCGCCTTTGCCCGACCCCGCCGCCGAAGCGCGCTGGTGATGGGGGAACCGAGCCGGCTGGCCCGCGCGATCGACAATCTCATCGACAATGCGGTCAGTTTCTCGCCCGATGGCGGTCTGGTCGAAATCGCGGTTGCGCGCCTTGGCGACGATGTACGTATCCGAATCGACGATGAAGGCCCCGGCGTGCCGGCCGAAGCGCGGGAGGCGATCTTCAACCGCTTCCACTCGGTTCGCCCCGAGAGCGGCGGCTTTGGCCGGCACTCCGGCCTCGGTCTGGCCATCGCCAAGGCAATCGTGGCAGGACACGACGGGGAGATCCACGTGGCCGACCGCGATGATGCGCCTTCGGGCGCCCGTTTCACCATCCGCTTGCCGGCCGCTCCGGAAACCCCGGAAGCGCCACGATGAACCTGCGCCTGTCGAGTGAGACAATCCACGCCACCACGGTCGCCAGTGACGGTCGGGCGGTGCTGATCTGCGGCCCGTCGGGCAGCGGCAAGTCCGACCTTGCGCTTCGGCTGATCGATCGCGGCTGGCAGCTGGTCAGCGATGATCAGACCATCGTCCACCGCAGCGGAGCAACGCTGCGCGCGTCCGCACCCAGCACCATCGCCGGCAAGTTCGAGGTGCGCGGCATCGGAATCGTCGAGATGGACCATGTCGATTACGTTCCCGTGCGGCTGGCGGTCGAGCTTGCCGGGGAGATTCAGCGCCTTCCCGACGACTCGCGCGAACGACGGATGCTCGGCCTGGCTGTCCCCTTGATCAGCGTCGAAGCGATGACCGCCAGCGCCGCGGCGAAGGTCGCGCTGGCACTCGAACGGGTGGCGTCCTCATGAGCAGGCCCAGGAAATTGCCGCGTCTGCTGCTGGTCACCGGGATGTCCGGGGCCGGCAAGTCGAGCGTGCTCGACGCCCTCGAGGACATGGGCTGGGATACTGTCGACAACCTGCCGACCGCCCTGCTTCACGAGTTCGTGCACGGTGCCGACCGGGCACGCCGGGATGCCCATGTCGCGATCGGGATGGACTCGCGCAGCCGTGGCTTCGATCCCCAACGCCTGCCCGAGCTGCTCCATTCGATCGCCGGAGTAGTGCCGGAGATCCTCTACCTCGACGCATCAGGGGCCGAGCTCAACCGCCGCTACGACGAAACGCGGCGCCGCCATCCGCTGGCCCCCGACCGGCCAGCCGAAGACGGCATCGCCCGGGAGCGCAGCCTTACCGCCTCCCTGCGGATCGCCGCCGACTCGGTCATCGACACCACCGACTTCACCCCCGCCGACCTGCGTGACGAGCTGCGCCGGCGCTATGGCGGCGAAAGCGACGAGCCGGTGCTGACCATCATGAGCTTCGGCTTCGCACGGGGGATCAGCCGGACCGCCGATTATGTCTTCGATCTCCGTTTCCTGCCCAACCCGCATTGGGTGGACGGACTCCGATCGCTGACCGGCCGTGACGAGCCTGTGCAGGAGTTCGTCGCTCGCCAGGAGGGCTTCGACACCTTCATGGACCGGGTCGAGGAACTGCTCGCCGACCTCATCCCGCGCTTCGGGCCAGCCGGCAAAAGCTATGTCGAAGTGGCCTTTGGCTGTACCGGCGGGAGACACCGATCGGTGGCTGCGGCGGTTGGAATGGGCGAGCGGTTGCGTGCTCGCGGCTTTTCGCCGAATATCCGGCATCGCGATCTGTCGCTGAACCCCAGCGATTCCATCGAGGGTGAATCCGGTCAGGAACCGGCGGCAAGCATCTGAACGAGACACAGAAACGAAATGATCGGTTTAGTCTTGGTGACCCACGGCCGGCTCGCGGCCGAGTTCGTCACCGCTCTTGAGCATGTCGTTGGCCCCCAGGAGGCGATCGAGTCGGTGTGCATCGACGCCGACGACGACATGGAAGCCCGCCGCCGCGACATCGCCGACGCCATCCAGAAGGTCGACCGGGGTTCGGGGGTGATCATCCTCACCGACCTGTTCGGCGGCACTCCGTCCAATCTCGCGATCAGCCTGATGAAGAGCGAGAAGATCGAGGTGATCGCCGGCGTCAACCTGCCGATGCTGATTCGCCTGGAAGGCGCACGCAAGGCCATGAGTGTTCGCGCGGCGGTCGCCGCGGCCCGCGAGGCCGGGCGCAAGTACATCTCCGTCGCTTCCGAAATCCTTGGCGAGGCGGCGGCTTGAACGCGCTGACCAAGCTGGTTCTGATCGAGAACAAGCGGGGCCTGCACGCCCGCGCCAGCGCCAAGTTCGTCAACATGGCGGCCCAGCTTGCCGCCGAGATCGAAGTCGCAAAGGACGGCCACGCCGTGTGCGGCACGTCGATCATGGGCCTGATGATGCTTGGCGCCGCGATGGGCGACACGATCGAGATCCGCGCCAGCGGCGACGGCGCCGACCAGGCGCTGGCGCAGCTGGTGGGCCTGGTCGAGGACAAGTTCGGAGAGGAGTAGCCCTCCCGCCGCCGCCACCGCCATGCCCCGCCTGATCACCTCTTTCTCCAACGAGACCGTCAAGCAGCTCCGGAGCCTTCGCGACAAGAAGGCTCGGCGGGAGAGCGGCCTGTTCCTGGCCGAAGGCCTTCGCATCATCGCCGAGGCGCGGGACAGCGGCCTGCTGCCGGAGACGATCGTCTTTGCGGGCGGGCAGCCGCTGCATCCGCTGGCCGCCGAGATCGTGGCCGCGACGGAGGCAGCCGGCGGTGACGCGATCGAGACCAGCGCCGACATCCTTTCCAAGATGAGCGGCAAGGACAATCCGCAAGCGCTGCTCGCGGCCTACCGCCAACCGCACGTTACCCTTGCCGATCTCGACCGCTCGGCCGCCGGCCTGTGGTTCGTCGCCGAGCGGTTGCGCGATCCGGGGAACATCGGGACCATCCTGCGCACCGGCGACGCGGTCGGCGCGGGCGGGCTGATCCTCGTTGACGACAGCGCCGATCCTTATTCGGTCGAAGCCGTGCGCGCCTCCATGGGCGCGACCTTCACCCAGAAGGTGGTGCAGGCGCCCTGGGCGGAATTCATCGCCTGGCTTCGACAGGGGCCGGGTCAGCTGGTCGGCACGTCGCTGCGCACCGACACGGATTATCTCGCCGCGACCTACCAGCGGCCCTGCTTCCTCCTGATCGGAAACGAGAGCCAGGGCCT
This window contains:
- a CDS encoding phosphoenolpyruvate carboxykinase: MANRVPQHGLDQQGIRTDAELFWNLSTAPLVEQAVSRGEGLLAKDGPIVVKTGRHTGRSAQDRFVVRDETTENVVWWGKSNKPMDPAKFDQLHADFLRALADKPTLFVADLYGGSQPEHRVNVRVINEYAWHNLFIRTMLVRPEVAELASFVPDYTIIDLPSFRADPDKHGCRTETVIAVNLTKKLILIGGTEYGGEMKKSVFGLLNFLLPEQGIMPMHCSANIGPNNDTAIFFGLSGTGKTTLSADPNRTLIGDDEHGWSDTAVFNFEGGCYAKMIRLSAEAEPEIFATTKRFGTVLENVVMDPETRELDLDDNSLAENSRGAYPIDFIPNASEQNMGPLPKNIVMLTADAFGVLPPIARLTPDQAMFHFLSGYTAKVAGTEIGVTEPEATFSTCFGAPFMPRHPSVYGNLLKERIAKGGVSCWLVNTGWTGGKYGEGKRMPIKATRALLNAALDGSLNNAEFRKDPYFGFEVPVSVPGVDTAILDPRSTWSDPQAYDAMAAKLVDLFCENFEQFADHVEEGVRACQPKVAQAA
- a CDS encoding PTS sugar transporter subunit IIA, whose product is MIGLVLVTHGRLAAEFVTALEHVVGPQEAIESVCIDADDDMEARRRDIADAIQKVDRGSGVIILTDLFGGTPSNLAISLMKSEKIEVIAGVNLPMLIRLEGARKAMSVRAAVAAAREAGRKYISVASEILGEAAA
- a CDS encoding HPr kinase/phosphatase C-terminal domain-containing protein, yielding MNLRLSSETIHATTVASDGRAVLICGPSGSGKSDLALRLIDRGWQLVSDDQTIVHRSGATLRASAPSTIAGKFEVRGIGIVEMDHVDYVPVRLAVELAGEIQRLPDDSRERRMLGLAVPLISVEAMTASAAAKVALALERVASS
- the rapZ gene encoding RNase adapter RapZ, giving the protein MSRPRKLPRLLLVTGMSGAGKSSVLDALEDMGWDTVDNLPTALLHEFVHGADRARRDAHVAIGMDSRSRGFDPQRLPELLHSIAGVVPEILYLDASGAELNRRYDETRRRHPLAPDRPAEDGIARERSLTASLRIAADSVIDTTDFTPADLRDELRRRYGGESDEPVLTIMSFGFARGISRTADYVFDLRFLPNPHWVDGLRSLTGRDEPVQEFVARQEGFDTFMDRVEELLADLIPRFGPAGKSYVEVAFGCTGGRHRSVAAAVGMGERLRARGFSPNIRHRDLSLNPSDSIEGESGQEPAASI
- a CDS encoding RNA methyltransferase produces the protein MPRLITSFSNETVKQLRSLRDKKARRESGLFLAEGLRIIAEARDSGLLPETIVFAGGQPLHPLAAEIVAATEAAGGDAIETSADILSKMSGKDNPQALLAAYRQPHVTLADLDRSAAGLWFVAERLRDPGNIGTILRTGDAVGAGGLILVDDSADPYSVEAVRASMGATFTQKVVQAPWAEFIAWLRQGPGQLVGTSLRTDTDYLAATYQRPCFLLIGNESQGLPAAYEEQCDLLVKIPMAGRADSLNAAIAAAVMAFQVTASWRTP
- a CDS encoding HAMP domain-containing sensor histidine kinase, with amino-acid sequence MASVTASATSEAEPHPLDDDPVERGLRLGWSRGWSLRRRILGVNVITLLLAALAILFLDSFRNRLEDEREFQVRREASMAVAALGSMPTPMESAFLTRVGRASNSRFRLYDASGRLALDSWASTGPTYRLRDPNEQPWTKAIARAMDRGFDAITGVAARDDFVEPAVDVAQAWPEARQAASTGKMVTVFRKAPDLTPVISVASPAPDKGIMLVTYNDRNFTTTVRAERRKLGLGLLFAMVSSVLLSLFLARTIARPLRRLALAAHRVRLGRSREVKIPRLPSRNDELGLLARSVSDMSQALRQRIENIEAFAADVTHELKNPLASLRSAVDGLERIEDPSLKHQLLDIVRQDVRRLDRLIGDIGEAARTDAELARARFEPVDLGDLVGQLVASWEERRLKGSVRIAFARPRRRSALVMGEPSRLARAIDNLIDNAVSFSPDGGLVEIAVARLGDDVRIRIDDEGPGVPAEAREAIFNRFHSVRPESGGFGRHSGLGLAIAKAIVAGHDGEIHVADRDDAPSGARFTIRLPAAPETPEAPR
- a CDS encoding response regulator transcription factor, producing MSQVIALVDDDRNILTSVSIALQSEGFVTRVYSEAPTALKALSENPADLGVFDIKMPGMDGMELLRHLREGGPAALMPVIFLTSKDEEQDEALGLAMGADDYIAKPFSQRLLIARIRAILRRADMVRLTTGSDVDAAAPDEEEQPLLERGRLVMDPARHKVLWDGRPVTLTVTEFLILEALAQRPGVVKSRNQLLDVAYQDDVYVDDRTIDSHIKRVRRKFRSVDSDFDAIETLYGVGYRFGDE
- a CDS encoding HPr family phosphocarrier protein, whose protein sequence is MNALTKLVLIENKRGLHARASAKFVNMAAQLAAEIEVAKDGHAVCGTSIMGLMMLGAAMGDTIEIRASGDGADQALAQLVGLVEDKFGEE